In Ferrigenium kumadai, the DNA window CGGGGCACTGAGCGCGAGCAAGATGACTCAGGGCATCGGCACCGCGCCGCGTTCGAAAGCCCTCCGCCACCAGGACAGCAGCCAGCTCTTATGGGAAGGGAAATTCGCCGAGCTGATGGGCGCAACCGAAAATTCCATCAAGGCATTCTGCAGGAAATATCACTGCCAGCACGATGATCTGAGATCCCGGGGCGGGCAGGAATGGATACGCCCGACCGACCGGACGCAATGCGGAACGGAGGCATGGTCGGTGCTGCTGGGATGGGGTTTCAACCCGTCGCCGGATGAGGCGGGTTACTGCCGCGTGTAGAATCCGGAACGGCGTCCACCTTCTTATGATCAACGATCAATCTCAATGGCAGAATTAACCAGACTCGGCAAATACGAAATTTGGCGGGAACTCGGGCGCGGGGCGATGGGCGTCGTCTACGAAGCGTTCGATCCGCTCATCCAGCGCACCGTCGCCATCAAGACCGTCCTGAAGTCATCGTTCGACAAGACGGAGGCGGAAGAAGCCTTCAGCAGATTCCGCCGCGAAGCGCAGGCTGCGGGGCGGCTCACACACCCGAAGATCGTCTCCGTCTATGAGTACGGAGAAGATGAAGAAATGGCGTACATCGTCATGGAGCTCATCCGCGGCAAGGAGCTGAAGGAATACTTCGACCACGAAGAGCGCTTCGAGATCAGGAACGGCATCCGCATCGTGCTGCAGTTGCTCGATGCACTGGATTATTCGCACAGCCGCGGCGTGGTGCATCGCGACATCAAGCCGGCCAACATCCTGATCACCGAGGACGGCCAGGTAAAAGTGGCGGACTTCGGCATCGCCAAAATCGAGTCGACGCACCTGACCCAGGTCGGGATCGTGCTCGGCACCCCTTCCTACATGTCGCCCGAGCAGTTCATGGGGAAATCGGTGGATCGCCGCACCGACATCTATTCCGCCGGAGTCGTCCTTTACCAATTCCTCACGGGCACGCGCCCGTTCACCGGCAGTGTGATCACCATCATGCACAAGGCGGTGAACCAGGAAGCGGTGCCGCCCTCGCAACTCAACCCCGCCGTATCCAAAGCCCTCGATGAGGTGGTCAGGAAAGCCATGGCCAAACGACCGGGCGAGCGTTTCCAGACGGCCGCCGAGTTCATGGAGGCGCTCAAGCTAGCGGCGAGCACCATACCTTCGGGTGTCCCGAACAAGCCCCTGATTGCCGCAGATGAGATGTTTGATGCGACGGATTCGACCATCGTGCTGCCTGGCGGCGCCGCTTTCAAGGCAACGCCGCGCCAGGGCGATATCGAATCCTGGCGGAGCATCACCGACAGCCGGAACAAGGCGGACTTCCAGCGTTACCTTGAAGAATATCCCGCCGGCCAATTTACCGAACTGGCCAGATTGCGCATCGCGGCGCTGGAGAAGGCCGACGCCCAAACGCGCGAGGAGGCTGAGCGCCGCCGGCTGGCGATCGAAGAACAGGCTCGCCGCGACAAGGAAGCCGAAGAAGCCAAGGCAAAAGCAGATGCCCAGCGCCAGAAGGAAGACGAAGAAAAAGCGCGTCTCGCCCGGAAAATAGGCGAGATCAAGAACGAGGCCGCCGAGACCAAAGCCAGGGTGGAAGCCCAACGCAAAAAGGATACCGAGGAGCAAGCCCGCCGCGCCCGGGAACTGGCTGGTGTCATGGCTGAAAAGGAAAAACGGCTGGCTGACGTGATGGCCGAACGCGAGGCCGAGCGCGAAATTCAACGCAAACTGGAAGCCGAGGCCAAACAGAAACTGGAAGCCAGGATCAAGCGCAGGAAGGAAGCCGAAGAAGAAGAGGCGCGCCGCGAGAAAGAACTCGCCGAAGCCAAGCTGCGGGCCGATGCAGAGGCAAAACGCAAACTGGCGGAGGATGAGCGGTTACGCCGTGAGAACGAGTACGCCGAAGCCAGGGCTCGAGCCGAGGCTCGTCGCGAGGCGGAAGAGGCAGAGCAGGCGCGCCGCGCACGCGCCAGGATCAGGGCAATCGCGGTGGTTGCAGCGATTGCCGTCGCAGGGGCTGCAATCTGGTATGTCCTGCGCATGTTCTCGTAGCATGGGCTACGCCGCCAAGCCCGATCTTCAATAAACGCAGAAGAACTCTACGACTTCGCTGGGATCCTTGGCATAGGCATGCCCCAGACTGATGCTGCCGTTCCCGTGCAGCACAAACTCCTCACGCCGCAACTGGATCTCTTTTTCGCCGCTGATGGTGACATAGCTGCCGTTCGAGCTTTGGTCGATGAAAACGAACTTGTCGCGCCGGCGTTCGATCTTGGCGTGAATGCGCGAAGCCCTGCGATCCTCGATCACGATGTCCGCCTGTTCGTCCCTGCCGATGACGACCGAAGGCCGTTCGGCGTTGATCAAGAATTCCCGGCCCTGGTGAACCAGGCGCACGGCAGACTCATGGATGGGCAGCCCATGGGTGCGCCCCACCATCATGGTCATTTCCTCGCTCTCATGCCAGACGATCTCGAACACATGGATGTCCTCAGCCTTGCCTTTTACGGTCAACGCATCGAGCATGCGCGCGCTGGACTGAATGATGGGATGAAGCGTCGAGACGGAAGAATCCGAAGTGATGATCTGGCCGCCCTTGGCGATATTCACCATGCGTGCCGCGATGTTGACGGTATCGCCGAACACATCAGCATCCGTTTCGAGCACCGACCCGAAATGCAGGCCGATACGGACCATGATGGGAGTGTTTTCCACCGGCGGTTGCGCGGTCACCTCGGTCTGCATCTCGCAAGCTGCCTGCACCGCCGCATCCGCACTAGGCAACACCGCCATGATCTCGTCGCCTATAGTCTTCACGACATGTCCGCCATGCGCGGCCGTCACGCGCCTCAATATGTCGAGACAGCCGTTGATGGCGGCAAACGCTTTCGTATCGCCAAGAAGTTCATACAGGCGCGTGCTGCCGCTGATATCGGCGAACAGCACGGCCATTTCCCGCTCGATACTGGATGACGCTGTTTTTGTCATGCCCCTAAAACCAGCCAGTTAAGTGGCTAATTGTAACGTCATTTTTGGTAGCCGCAGCCACAACTCACTGAACCGTGATTCTGGCGAATTTGCGCTTGCCGACTTGCGCCACCACGACCGCCCCCGCATTGAGCTGCAGCGCCTTATCGCTGACTTTTTCACTATCCAGCTTGACCGCGCCCTGCTGGATCATGCGCAACGCCTCCGATGTGCTGTCGACCAGCCCGGCCTGCTTGAGCAGGTTGGCGATGGCGATGCTGCCATCGACTGCGGAAACATTAACCTCCGGCATGTCATCGGGCAATACGCCCTGCCGGAAACGCGCCTCGAATTCCGCCAGCGCATCCACGGCAGCCTTGTGCGAATGGAAGCGCGCAACGATCTCCTGCGCCAGCAACACCTTGATGTCGCGGGGATTGCGCCCCTGCTTCACCTCTTCGCGCCAACCCGCGATTTCGGCCAGGCTGCGGAAAGACAGCAATTCGAGATAGCGCCACATCAATTCATCGGAAACCGACATCAGCTTGCCGAACATATCCTGCGGCGTGTCGGTGATACCGACATAGTTGCCCAGCGACTTGGACATCTTGTTCACCCCATCCAGACCTTCCAGCAATGGCATGGTGAGTATGCACTGCGCCGGCTGACCGTAGTGGCGCTGCAATTCACGCCCCATCAGCAGGTTGAATTTCTGGTCGGTGCCGCCAAGCTCGATGTCGGCCTTGAGAGCAACGGAGTCGTAGCCTTGCACCAGCGGGTAGACGAATTCGTGGATGGCAATGGGTTGGCTGCTCCTGTAGCGTTTGCCGAAATCGTCGCGCTCCAGCATCTGGGCCACGGTGTGGGTAGCCGCCAGCTTGATCAGGTCCACCGCGCTGAACTTGTCCATCCAGGCTGAGTTGAACACGATCTCGGTCTTCTCCGGATCGAGCACCTTGAACACCTGGTCGCGGTAACTCTGCGCATTGGCGAGCACTTGCTCACGCGACAACGGCGGACGGGTGGCGTTTTTGCCAGTGGGGTCGCCGATCATGCCAGTGAAATCGCCGATCAGGAACAGCGCATGATGACCCAAATCCTGTAACTGGCGCATCTTGTTGAGCAGCACCGTGTGACCGAGGTGCAAATCCGGGGCGGTGGGATCGAAACCCGCCTTGACGCGCAACGGGCGCCCAAGCGCAAGCTTTTGTTTCAATTCGCCTTCTATCAGAATCTCATCGGCTCCGCGCTTGATCTGCGCGAGCACATCCTGTGGTGTCATTTCAGCCATCATTTCATACCAGTTTCAAAGCATTACCGCTCATTCCAGATTTTCAACCGCTCGTCGGCCATAATTTGCCGCCCGTTTTTTACACTCCCCATCCATCAGTTTGATTTTGAGGGGTAAGCACTTTCTGTTAAAGTGCGCACCAATTGAAAAAACAAAGCGTTGTAAATGCCGCGTAGCAATTCAAGGAGGCGCGAATGTTAACCCAAAACCTGCTCAGCCAAGAACGCAAATTGAAATTGCGTTGGTTCGTCACCCTCTCCACCATGCCCTTGCTGGGCGTCGTGACTGCTTTCGGCCTGGTGCCGGAAAGCAAGCTCGGCCTGGACTCGACCAAGCTTGCCGTCGAAGAGCTCGCCTTGCCCAAGGTCGCCCCTGCCCCGGCCACCGTCGCCAGCTTCTGGCGCAGCGAGCATGTGCAGCGCGGCGACACTGTCGCCGAACTGCTGCGCCGCCTGAACGTGGACGACGCCGCGGCCAGCAATTTCCTGCGCACCGACGCCACCGCGGAATCCTTCCGCAAGCTGGCGGTTGGCAAGGAAGTGCAGGCCGAAACCAGCGCTGCAGGCAGCCTGGTCGCCTTGCGCTATCTTGGAGAAAACGGCGCCCAGATCGTGATCGAAAAGCTGGGCGAAGACTTCAAGGCCCGCATCCTTCCCGCTCAACTGGAAAAGCGCCTGTTCGTGCGCACCGGCGAGATCAAGACCAGCCTGTACGCCGCGACCGATGCCGCCGGCGTGCCCGAGGGTGCAGCAAACCAGTTGACCGAGATCTTCAGCGGCGACATCGATTTCCATCACGATCTGAAGCGTGGCGACAAATTCACCGTGGTCTATGAAATGGCCTACAGCAACGGCGCACTGGTAAGCACCGGGCGCATCCAGGCTGCCGAATTCGTCAATCAGGGCCAAGCCTACCGCGCCGTATACTTCCAGCGCGATGCGGAACATGGCGACTACTACACACCGGAGGGGAAGAGCGTACGCAAAGCCTTCCTACGCTCGCCCATCGCCTTCTCGCGCATCAGTTCGGGGTTCTCCAACTCGCGCTTCCACCCCGTACTGAACAAGTGGCGTGCCCATAAGGGTGTGGACTTTGCAGCGCCCATCGGCACGCCGGTGAAGGCCACTTCGGACGGCGTAGTATCGTACGTCGGCAATCAGAACGGCTACGGCAACGTTGTCATGGTCAACCATCAAGGCGGTCGTTACACCACTGTCTACGGCCACCTCTCGCGTTACGCGAAGGGACTGTATCGCGGCCAGCGGATCGGGCAGGGCGACGTAATCGCCTTTGTCGGGATGACCGGCATGACCAGCGGCCCTCACCTGCACTATGAGTTCAAACTCGATGGCCAGCAGCGCGATCCGCTGCGCGTCGCGCTGCCCAACGCCATGCCGGTGGATGCGACCAACATGCCCGCCTTCCGCTCGTTGGCAGACAACTTCGTTGCCCGCCTGAACCAGTTGCGCAACACCAACCTCGCCAAGCTCGATTAAGCCGTTCGTGGGACAACCTGCCGAGCTTTATGCCGGGCTCATGTCGGGAACCAGCCTGGACGGCATCGATGCCGTCCTCGCTGACTTGAGCGATTCCCAGCCCAGGCTTCTGTCCAGATACTATCTCCCGTTTGACGATGCACTGAAAGGCGAGCTGCTGGCGCTGCACCAGCCCGGCCACAACGAACTGCACCGCACGCTCCTGGCCGGCAACCGCTTGGCAGCGCTGTATGCGGCAGCCATCGAACGATTGCTCGATCTTGCCGGCACCGCGCCAACTCAGGTCCGAGCCATCGGCTGCCACGGCCAGACCATCCGCCACCGCCCCGAGCATGGCTACACCCTGCAGATCGGCAATGCCGCATTGCTCGCGGAGTTGGCCGGCATCGCCGTGGTCAGCGACTTCCGCAGCCGCGACATCGCCGCTGGAGGACAAGGCGCGCCGCTGGTACCAGCCTTCCACGACCGTATCCTGCGCCATGCAGACATCCACCGCGTCGTCGTCAACATAGGCGGCATCTCCAACCTGACCAACTTGCCGCCGAAAGGCGCCGCCTCGGGTTTCGACTGCGGCCCCGGCAATCTGCTGATGGACGCTTGGTGCATGCAACATACCGGCAAGGCTTACGACGAAAACGGCGAGTGGGCCGCATCCGGCAAAGTACGCCCCCTGTTGCTGGAGCATATGCTGGCCGAACCGTTCTTCGCCTTGGCGCCGCCCAAGAGCAGCGGTCGCGACCTGTTCAACATGTCGTGGCTGCAAGACAGACTGGAAGGCAGCGAAACGGCGGCAGACGTGCAGGCCACGTTGCTGGAGCTGACCTGCCGGACGATCGCGCAGGCCATCGAACTGCATTGCCGTGGGGCGAGGGAAATCTATCTGTGCGGCGGCGGCGCACACAACCAGGCCCTGCGCACCCGCCTCACCGCCCTGCTACCCGATTGCACCGTAGGTACGACTGACGATCTGGGGGTGAGTGGCGACTATCTGGAAGCCATCGCCTTCGCCTGGTTGGCGCAGCAGACCCTGGAAAACAAGCCGGCCAACCTGCCGGCCGTCACAGGCGCGCGCCATCCCTGCGTGCTGGGCGCGATCTATCCCGCATAAAACAAACGGGGCGCATCTGCGCCCCGTTTCTCAACACCCCTCAGAACCGGTTATACCGAGAACGATGAACCGCAACCGCAGGTGGTGGTGGCGTTGGGGTTCTTGATGACGAACTGCGAACCTTCCAATCCCTCCGTGTAGTCGATCTCTGCACCGACCAGGTACTGGAAGCTCATCGGATCGATCAGCAATTGGACGCCGTTCTTGGTCATCACGGTGTCATCCTCGTTCGTCACTTCGTCAAAGGTAAAACCATACTGAAAACCGGAACAGCCGCCTCCGCTGACGAACACGCGCAGCTTCAGGTCTGGATTACCTTCCTCTTCGATCAGTTGCTTTACCTTGTTCGCCGCGCTATCGGTAAAGATCAGCGGGTCTTGCGTTTCAGTCACTGCGTTCATGCTCTCTCCTAAAAAATGGTTATTCGCCGCTGCTCAGTTTGAAGGCCACCACCTTGTCCTGCACGGCCGCGTTGCTGTGAATCAGGCGCCCTTCGACGATTGCACCCAGCTGGATCTCCAACGTTTTGTAATGCACATCGCCAGAGACCTTGGCTTTGCCTTGTAGTTCCAAATATTCGCTCGCAGTCACCGGCCCGCTGATCGTACCGTTGACGACCAGGTGGGTGACGCTCACTTCGCCGTTCACCCGCGCGTGCTCGCTCAGCACTAGCGTACTTGGCTTGCCGGGCGCAGCAATGACGTTGCCGTTGACCTCGCCATCGATGCGCATCCCGCCGCTGAAATTCAGGTTCCCCGCGATGGACGTTCCCGCACCGATCAGTGAATCGATACGATTCTGGGGCTTGCTGTGCTTCTTGCTGAACATGTTCTGCTCCTTGCTATGAAAGGTTCACGCTCTGCCGCACCTTCGGCTCGCGCGCGCCCTGTTCGAATATGCGCACCTGCACGCTTTCCAGCTGCGCATCCGGGGGCAACTGTATGCTTTGTTCGATGCGCTGATAATACTTGAAACCAAGCTGGAATTGGGCATTCCCGGACGCTTCCTGGGGGAACATGCGCGTCGTGCGCTGCCCGTTCTCCAGCACGGTAGCCACCAACTGGTAGCTGCCGACGAACTCCTTGGCGCGCTGCCCGCCCCGCACCAGCAGCATGCGCAAGTGGTACTCACCGGGCATCTGGTCATGCTCCAGCCTCAGGCGGTGCACCCCAAGCTCGCCTTCCTTGCCATGCGTCGCGGTCAGGTTCTGAAAAAAGGCCAAGTCTTCCTGCAGGCCGACATTCTCGTCCGCCTGGACCTTCAGCTGCCGGGAAACCTCCTGATTGCTGGCCTGTTCGATCTGGATCTGCCGCTCATACTGCGCGACTTGGTCGTGCAGTTGCGTATTCTCCGTGCTCAGGCTGGTAACCTGCTCGCGCAGCTGCGCCAATTCCTGCTGCGCCTCGCTGCGGTGAAACCCGGCCAACTCCAGGCCGCTGCCATAGGCCCACCACGCCAAGCCCAGCGACGCGACCAGGAACGGCACCGTCATGCTCCAGCGGAGATACCACGGGATATGAGGCCGCACCGCCAAGCGCGGCGCGGAAATGCCGAACCTGCGCTTGACGCGCCGCCACATCCTCATGGGAGCAGCGGCACGTTGTCCAGCGCAGTCGATTCCGGCAGGCAGAACATGATGTTCATGTTCTGCACCGCCTGGCCCGCTGCGCCCTTGACCAGGTTATCGATCACCGACAGCACCACCACGGTGTCGCCGCCCTGCGGCCGGTGCACCGCGATGCGGCAGCGGTTCGCGCCGCGCACCGAGCGCGTTTCGGGATGGCTGCCGGCCGGCATCACATCCACGAACGGCTCGTTGGCGTAACGCTGTTCGAACAGCGCCTGCAGATCCACATCGCGCGTCAGCCTGCCGTACAGCGTGGCATGGATGCCGCGGATCATCGGTGTCAGGTGCGGCACAAAGGTCAGCCCGACGGGGTGGCCGGTCACGCAGCCCAAGCCCTGCCGGATCTCCGGCAAGTGGCGATGACCCGCCACGCCATAGGCCTTGAAATTGTCGGAGGCTTCGGAGAATAGCGTCGGGATCTCCGCCTTACGCCCTGCGCCGGAAACGCCCGACTTGGCATCGGCGATCAGGCTGCCCGGCTCGATCACGCCAGCTTCCAGCAAGGGGATGAACCCCAGCTGCACCGCGGTCGGGTAACAACCGGGATTGGCCACCAACCGCGCCTGTTTGACCTGGGCGCGATTCACCTCGGGCAAGCCGTACACTGCCTCGGCGACCAGATCCGGGCAGGCATGGGTCATACCGTACCACTTCTCCCACTCCGAAATATCCTTGATACGGAAATCCGCGGCGAGGTCGATCACCTTCACGCCCGCATCCAGCAGCGCGCGCACCTGCTGCATGGCAATGCCGTTCGGCGTGGCGAAGAACACCAAGTCGCACTGTTCCAGCTTCGCCTCGTCGGGATGGGTGAACGGCAGATCTACATAGCCGCGCAAGCTGGGGAACATCTGGCTGACCTTGGTGCCGGCATCGGCACGGGAAGTGATCACCTGCAACGCCACCTGCGGATGCGCCGCCAACAGGCGCAGCAGCTCCACGCCGGTGTAGCCTGTGCCGCCAACTATGCCAACTTTAATCATCTTGAATCTTCCTCAAAAACGTCCTGCATCATACAACAAACCCCAATGCAAAAGCCGCCCGAAGGCGGCTTTTGCAGGATACGACAGCAGCGATTAACGCTTGGAGAACTGCTTACGACGGCGGGCCTTGCGCAGACCGACCTTCTTACGTTCAACTTCGCGTGCATCGCGGGTCACCAGACCTGCTTGCTTCAACACCGGCTTGAACTCGGCGTTGTAATCGATCAGCGCGCGGGTGATGCCGTGGCGCACAGCACCTGCCTGGCCGGCTTCGCCGCCACCAGTGACGTTCACCATGATGTCGAACTTGCCCAGTGTCTCGGTCAGCGTCAGCGGCTGGCGCACGATCATGCGACCGGTTTCGCGGGAGAAGAACACATCGACCGGCTTGTCGTTCACGACGATGTCACCCTTGCCCGGCTTGATAAAGACGCGAGCCACCGCACTCTTGCGACGACCGGTTCCGTAGTTGTAATTCACGCTCATGATTAAGCCTTCAGCAGGTTAACGGGTTTCGGTTGCTGCGCGGCATGCGGATGATCCGCACCGGCATACACCTTCATCTTGCGCAGCATCGCGTAGCCCAGCGGGCCCTTGGGCAGCATGCC includes these proteins:
- a CDS encoding bactofilin family protein codes for the protein MFSKKHSKPQNRIDSLIGAGTSIAGNLNFSGGMRIDGEVNGNVIAAPGKPSTLVLSEHARVNGEVSVTHLVVNGTISGPVTASEYLELQGKAKVSGDVHYKTLEIQLGAIVEGRLIHSNAAVQDKVVAFKLSSGE
- the argC gene encoding N-acetyl-gamma-glutamyl-phosphate reductase, translated to MIKVGIVGGTGYTGVELLRLLAAHPQVALQVITSRADAGTKVSQMFPSLRGYVDLPFTHPDEAKLEQCDLVFFATPNGIAMQQVRALLDAGVKVIDLAADFRIKDISEWEKWYGMTHACPDLVAEAVYGLPEVNRAQVKQARLVANPGCYPTAVQLGFIPLLEAGVIEPGSLIADAKSGVSGAGRKAEIPTLFSEASDNFKAYGVAGHRHLPEIRQGLGCVTGHPVGLTFVPHLTPMIRGIHATLYGRLTRDVDLQALFEQRYANEPFVDVMPAGSHPETRSVRGANRCRIAVHRPQGGDTVVVLSVIDNLVKGAAGQAVQNMNIMFCLPESTALDNVPLLP
- a CDS encoding adenylate/guanylate cyclase domain-containing protein is translated as MTKTASSSIEREMAVLFADISGSTRLYELLGDTKAFAAINGCLDILRRVTAAHGGHVVKTIGDEIMAVLPSADAAVQAACEMQTEVTAQPPVENTPIMVRIGLHFGSVLETDADVFGDTVNIAARMVNIAKGGQIITSDSSVSTLHPIIQSSARMLDALTVKGKAEDIHVFEIVWHESEEMTMMVGRTHGLPIHESAVRLVHQGREFLINAERPSVVIGRDEQADIVIEDRRASRIHAKIERRRDKFVFIDQSSNGSYVTISGEKEIQLRREEFVLHGNGSISLGHAYAKDPSEVVEFFCVY
- a CDS encoding anhydro-N-acetylmuramic acid kinase; translated protein: MGQPAELYAGLMSGTSLDGIDAVLADLSDSQPRLLSRYYLPFDDALKGELLALHQPGHNELHRTLLAGNRLAALYAAAIERLLDLAGTAPTQVRAIGCHGQTIRHRPEHGYTLQIGNAALLAELAGIAVVSDFRSRDIAAGGQGAPLVPAFHDRILRHADIHRVVVNIGGISNLTNLPPKGAASGFDCGPGNLLMDAWCMQHTGKAYDENGEWAASGKVRPLLLEHMLAEPFFALAPPKSSGRDLFNMSWLQDRLEGSETAADVQATLLELTCRTIAQAIELHCRGAREIYLCGGGAHNQALRTRLTALLPDCTVGTTDDLGVSGDYLEAIAFAWLAQQTLENKPANLPAVTGARHPCVLGAIYPA
- a CDS encoding DUF6776 family protein encodes the protein MRMWRRVKRRFGISAPRLAVRPHIPWYLRWSMTVPFLVASLGLAWWAYGSGLELAGFHRSEAQQELAQLREQVTSLSTENTQLHDQVAQYERQIQIEQASNQEVSRQLKVQADENVGLQEDLAFFQNLTATHGKEGELGVHRLRLEHDQMPGEYHLRMLLVRGGQRAKEFVGSYQLVATVLENGQRTTRMFPQEASGNAQFQLGFKYYQRIEQSIQLPPDAQLESVQVRIFEQGAREPKVRQSVNLS
- a CDS encoding protein kinase domain-containing protein, with protein sequence MAELTRLGKYEIWRELGRGAMGVVYEAFDPLIQRTVAIKTVLKSSFDKTEAEEAFSRFRREAQAAGRLTHPKIVSVYEYGEDEEMAYIVMELIRGKELKEYFDHEERFEIRNGIRIVLQLLDALDYSHSRGVVHRDIKPANILITEDGQVKVADFGIAKIESTHLTQVGIVLGTPSYMSPEQFMGKSVDRRTDIYSAGVVLYQFLTGTRPFTGSVITIMHKAVNQEAVPPSQLNPAVSKALDEVVRKAMAKRPGERFQTAAEFMEALKLAASTIPSGVPNKPLIAADEMFDATDSTIVLPGGAAFKATPRQGDIESWRSITDSRNKADFQRYLEEYPAGQFTELARLRIAALEKADAQTREEAERRRLAIEEQARRDKEAEEAKAKADAQRQKEDEEKARLARKIGEIKNEAAETKARVEAQRKKDTEEQARRARELAGVMAEKEKRLADVMAEREAEREIQRKLEAEAKQKLEARIKRRKEAEEEEARREKELAEAKLRADAEAKRKLAEDERLRRENEYAEARARAEARREAEEAEQARRARARIRAIAVVAAIAVAGAAIWYVLRMFS
- the erpA gene encoding iron-sulfur cluster insertion protein ErpA, whose translation is MNAVTETQDPLIFTDSAANKVKQLIEEEGNPDLKLRVFVSGGGCSGFQYGFTFDEVTNEDDTVMTKNGVQLLIDPMSFQYLVGAEIDYTEGLEGSQFVIKNPNATTTCGCGSSFSV
- the rpsI gene encoding 30S ribosomal protein S9 yields the protein MSVNYNYGTGRRKSAVARVFIKPGKGDIVVNDKPVDVFFSRETGRMIVRQPLTLTETLGKFDIMVNVTGGGEAGQAGAVRHGITRALIDYNAEFKPVLKQAGLVTRDAREVERKKVGLRKARRRKQFSKR
- the tyrS gene encoding tyrosine--tRNA ligase; this encodes MTPQDVLAQIKRGADEILIEGELKQKLALGRPLRVKAGFDPTAPDLHLGHTVLLNKMRQLQDLGHHALFLIGDFTGMIGDPTGKNATRPPLSREQVLANAQSYRDQVFKVLDPEKTEIVFNSAWMDKFSAVDLIKLAATHTVAQMLERDDFGKRYRSSQPIAIHEFVYPLVQGYDSVALKADIELGGTDQKFNLLMGRELQRHYGQPAQCILTMPLLEGLDGVNKMSKSLGNYVGITDTPQDMFGKLMSVSDELMWRYLELLSFRSLAEIAGWREEVKQGRNPRDIKVLLAQEIVARFHSHKAAVDALAEFEARFRQGVLPDDMPEVNVSAVDGSIAIANLLKQAGLVDSTSEALRMIQQGAVKLDSEKVSDKALQLNAGAVVVAQVGKRKFARITVQ
- a CDS encoding M23 family metallopeptidase, which produces MLTQNLLSQERKLKLRWFVTLSTMPLLGVVTAFGLVPESKLGLDSTKLAVEELALPKVAPAPATVASFWRSEHVQRGDTVAELLRRLNVDDAAASNFLRTDATAESFRKLAVGKEVQAETSAAGSLVALRYLGENGAQIVIEKLGEDFKARILPAQLEKRLFVRTGEIKTSLYAATDAAGVPEGAANQLTEIFSGDIDFHHDLKRGDKFTVVYEMAYSNGALVSTGRIQAAEFVNQGQAYRAVYFQRDAEHGDYYTPEGKSVRKAFLRSPIAFSRISSGFSNSRFHPVLNKWRAHKGVDFAAPIGTPVKATSDGVVSYVGNQNGYGNVVMVNHQGGRYTTVYGHLSRYAKGLYRGQRIGQGDVIAFVGMTGMTSGPHLHYEFKLDGQQRDPLRVALPNAMPVDATNMPAFRSLADNFVARLNQLRNTNLAKLD